The stretch of DNA CTTGCGGGGCGCCTTGCCCGACCAGTATCGGCTGCGGAAAGCCTTCCTGATCAATTCGGCATAGGTCAGCGTCAACCCTTGGCCTTGCACCGAGCGAAAACCGGCGAGCACGCTGTCTTCGGCATGGACTTCCTGCCGTTCCAGTGCGCGGCGCTGCAAGAGCTTGCGGCCGACGTCCGGGAAGGTGCGGCCGTTGCAGGACATCTCCTGGTTGTTGGTCGGCGGCCCCACGGCCTGGGAGGCGAGCGAGGAGTTCTCCAGCCGGAACGGCTTTTTCTTCGGCGTGCCGTTCACCACCACCCAGACGCCTGCACCGGTATCGCGGAGCCCGTCGCCGTTGACGCCGTTGAAGACGCTGTTGGCCCGGCCGTCCCAGAACTGGCGGTGAAACAATGCCGCATTGATGACCGTCGGCGTATTGCGCGGCTCGACCTGCCGGGTGCGGATGCCGCCGACGTGATAAACGCCGTCATGCCCGGCGCGGTCGCAATCGTCGAGGGTATTGCCGGTCTTGCTGACCCCCTTGAACTCACCGGCATAGGTGCCGGACGACGACATGACGTTGTCGGTTTCCGCCGTGAAGCCGGAATCGTTGTCGTTGGGATCCGCGAAGCGGACGAAGGGAAAGTCGTCGGCGGTCAGCTCGTAGTTCGGTCCGCCGGCACCGCCGGAAGCCGTCGGCTTGAATCCCGCCGCCAGCCTCGGATACAGGAGATTGCCACCGGCATCGGTCAAATGCCGCTTGCCGCCGGGGTTCAGCGCGTTCTTCGTCCGCACGTCCGCGCCTGCGTGGAAATGGCAGCTCGCGCAGGCCATGCCGTCGCTGCCGACGTTCATGTCCCAGAACAGCGCCTTGCCGAGCACCAGCAGCGCCTTTTCGTTCTTCACGACCTTGCCGAGGCCTGGAATGGGCGGCGGCTGGACGTCCTTCAGGGAAAAGGGGAACACCAGCGCTCCGTGCGCGGACACTGCCGGGGGGTAGATGGCGGCAGCCAGGAGCAGGGTGAGCAGGCATCCCGACCCGATGGCCAGAAGACTCGAAGTACCGGAGCGCATGAGATGATGGCAGGAAAGCGTGAACATGCCTTGCTCTAAGGCAAGTTCGATACCATCATCAAAAAAGACTGATAAACAGCGTGTTATGCATCACCGGCGAAAAAGCCGGGGCGATCAATCGCGGAATATCACGCAATCACTGCGTCATCTCACTCAGCAAGCACCGCGCCCGCCCCGGTCCACCTTGGGCAGAGCCGGGGAAGGCGCGGGGTTTTCGTCATGGAAGGAGAGACTATTCGTCGTCCGGGTTCACCCGCTTGAACACGGAGCGCCGGCGATCACGGCGCACCCGCCGGTAAGCACCAGGAAGAATGTCCCAATCAGTTCGACGATGTCTTTGTTCATTGCCCCCCAGTGATCTGGAATCCTCAAGACATCCGGAATCCGCTCCGGATGCTGGAACCGGCCTGGAGCAACGGAGCGCTAGAGCCGTCCAAATGCGATCCAGTGCCGGTCGCTGACGACGGAAACCCGGCAGGAACCGAGCCCCGCATCCTCCAGTTGCGCCCGCACTTCGTCCGGGCGGTAGGCGGCGAGCAGGGAATTGCGGAAATCCCGCTGCAATAGGGGCGAGGCACCGGCCGCATGGCGCGCGACCAATTCGTCGAGGCGTGCCGGGGTGTCGGGCCTCGACAGGTCCATCACGAACAGTGCCGCACCCGGCCTCGCATGGCCTTTCGCGGTCTCCCACAAAACCGACGGCGCCGCCAGATGGTGCAGCAGCGAATTGGAGATGACGACGTCGTAACCCCGGCAGGGCAACTCGGCACCAGGGAGGTAACCATGAATCAGTCGGACACGGTCTTGCAGGCGTGCGGCATCCACGGCCCGCTGTGCCAGCGCCAGCATCGCAGGGGCTCCATCCAGGCCGTCGATCCGGCATTCCGGGTGGACTCTGGCGAACCGCACCAGCACGTCGGCCGCCCCGCAGCCGAGATCCAGGCAGAGGCCGGAACCCGGCTCGCCGGGAAAGCATTCGGTGAACAGGGCGACGAAGCGTTCGTGCGCTTCGGAAAAATCCGCTTGCGCATAGGCCCATGCCTGCGCTTCGTCGTCCATCAGTTCGGGTTCCGGTCTTCGTTCCATGAGGGTTCCTGCTCGTCTGGCCGCGGCTTGGAGAATGCCTTATTCTTGCGCGCCCCGGGAAGATTTACCATGTTGACCGAAACCCTGAAGCGCCTGTTGCCGGAAACCCCGGCTTTCGTTTACGACCAGACCGCCATCGACCGGACCCTGCTGCGATTCCGGCAGGCGGCTGGCGAAACCGGCCCGAAGCTGCTGTATTCGGTCAAATCGTTTCCCTTCCTGCCACTGTTGCGGCGAATCGCGCCACGCGTCGACGGCTTCTCGGCCAGTTCGCTGTTCGAGGCGAAGCTCTGCGCCGAGGCGCTGGCAGGGCGGGGCAGCCTGCACATCACGACGCCGGGATTCAGGCCCGGCGAGACCGATGAAATCGGCAGGCTCTGCGATTTCGTGAGCTTCAACTCGCTGAACCAGTTCGACCGCTGGTCGGCGCGAATGCAAGGCACGGCCAGCACGGGGCTTCGGGTGAACCCGCAGCGATCCTTCCTGCCGGACCCCCGTTACGACCCCTGCCGCCCGCATTCGAAACTCGGGGTTCCGCTCGACCGGCTGGCGCTTGCCCTGGCCGGCGCCGGGCTGGAAGAACGGCTGCAAGGCATCCATT from Methylococcus geothermalis encodes:
- a CDS encoding class I SAM-dependent methyltransferase, translated to MERRPEPELMDDEAQAWAYAQADFSEAHERFVALFTECFPGEPGSGLCLDLGCGAADVLVRFARVHPECRIDGLDGAPAMLALAQRAVDAARLQDRVRLIHGYLPGAELPCRGYDVVISNSLLHHLAAPSVLWETAKGHARPGAALFVMDLSRPDTPARLDELVARHAAGASPLLQRDFRNSLLAAYRPDEVRAQLEDAGLGSCRVSVVSDRHWIAFGRL